From bacterium, a single genomic window includes:
- a CDS encoding NADH-quinone oxidoreductase subunit C, translated as SGLAAVSARVGDAYPALTPDCPQAHWFEREIHESCGVAPLGHPWLKPVRFPRGDVGTADFYRVEGTEIHEVAVGPVHAGIIEPGHFRFQCHGERVLHLEISLGYQHRGVERALAGGPDRRTMPYLETLAGDTSIGHAYAGALVIEALAGAPAPPRADALRGVALELERLANHTGDLGALSGDIGFLPTAAFCGRLRGDFLNLTAALCGNRFGRGLVRPGGVLFDLDPARADGMKSRLADTLRDATAATDLLWETATVLSRFEETGIVTPAACAELGLVGPTARACGLERDVRYEQPCGIYRFRQIPVSTWTTGDVLARANVRALEIQRSAEFVDALIGALPDGPLRAPAGALAPDSLAVSLIEGWRGEICHAAVTDDRGRFAAYRIVDPSCHNWSALALAMRGQEISDFPLCNKSFNLSYCGHDL; from the coding sequence GAGCGGACTCGCCGCCGTGTCGGCCCGGGTGGGCGACGCCTACCCCGCCCTGACGCCGGACTGCCCGCAGGCGCACTGGTTCGAGCGGGAGATCCACGAGAGCTGCGGCGTGGCGCCCCTGGGGCACCCGTGGCTCAAGCCGGTGCGCTTCCCGCGCGGCGACGTCGGCACGGCCGACTTCTACCGCGTGGAAGGCACGGAGATCCACGAGGTCGCCGTGGGGCCGGTGCACGCCGGCATCATCGAGCCCGGCCACTTCCGCTTCCAGTGCCACGGCGAGCGCGTGCTGCACCTCGAGATCTCGCTCGGCTACCAGCACCGCGGCGTGGAGCGGGCCCTGGCCGGCGGCCCGGACCGGCGCACCATGCCCTACCTGGAGACACTGGCGGGCGACACCAGCATCGGCCACGCCTACGCCGGCGCTCTGGTGATCGAGGCGCTGGCCGGCGCCCCCGCGCCGCCGCGGGCCGACGCGCTGCGCGGCGTCGCGCTGGAGCTGGAGCGCCTGGCCAACCACACCGGCGACCTCGGCGCGCTCTCCGGCGACATCGGCTTCCTGCCGACCGCCGCCTTCTGCGGGCGCCTGCGCGGCGACTTCCTCAACCTGACCGCAGCGCTCTGCGGCAACCGCTTCGGCCGCGGCCTGGTCCGCCCCGGCGGCGTGCTGTTCGACCTCGACCCCGCCCGCGCGGACGGCATGAAGTCCCGCCTGGCCGACACCCTGCGCGACGCGACCGCGGCGACCGACCTGCTCTGGGAGACCGCCACCGTGCTGTCGCGGTTCGAGGAGACCGGGATCGTCACGCCCGCGGCGTGCGCGGAGCTGGGGCTGGTGGGGCCGACGGCGCGCGCCTGCGGACTGGAGCGCGACGTGCGCTACGAGCAGCCGTGCGGGATCTATCGCTTCCGGCAGATCCCGGTCTCGACCTGGACGACCGGGGACGTGCTGGCCCGGGCGAACGTGCGCGCGCTGGAGATCCAGCGGTCGGCGGAGTTCGTCGACGCGCTGATCGGGGCGCTGCCGGACGGGCCGCTGCGGGCCCCGGCGGGCGCGCTCGCCCCGGACTCGCTGGCGGTCTCGCTGATCGAAGGGTGGCGCGGGGAGATCTGCCACGCGGCGGTGACCGACGACCGGGGGCGCTTCGCGGCCTACCGCATCGTCGACCCGTCGTGCCACAACTGGTCCGCCCTGGCCCTCGCCATGCGCGGCCAGGAGATCTCCGACTTCCCGCTCTGCAACAAGAGCTTCAACCTCTCCTACTGCGGGCACGACCTATGA
- the nuoB gene encoding NADH-quinone oxidoreductase subunit NuoB: protein MIRALVARLRQKHRTIAYPAVVPELPDRWRCRPVIAPDLCVDGCRACADVCPTGAILAGSTPPLIDLGRCLFCPECAAACPTGAITYSRDHRMATRGRDDLIVGDELHLARALDDAALRVFGRSLKLRQVSAGGCNGCEADVNVLSTVVFDLARFGVQFVASPRHADGLLITGPVTRNMEAALRKTWEAVPTPRLVIAVGACAISGGPYLDHPETLNGAAAVVPVDLHVPGCPPHPLTILDGILRLLDKLPPT, encoded by the coding sequence ATGATCAGAGCACTCGTCGCCAGGCTCCGCCAGAAGCACCGCACGATCGCCTACCCGGCGGTCGTGCCCGAGTTGCCGGACCGCTGGCGCTGCCGCCCCGTCATCGCGCCCGACCTCTGCGTGGACGGCTGCCGGGCCTGCGCCGACGTCTGCCCCACCGGGGCGATCCTGGCCGGGAGCACCCCGCCGCTGATCGACCTCGGCCGCTGCCTCTTCTGCCCCGAGTGCGCCGCCGCCTGCCCGACCGGGGCGATCACCTACAGCCGTGACCACCGGATGGCGACCCGCGGGCGCGACGACCTGATCGTGGGCGACGAGTTGCACCTGGCGCGCGCGCTCGACGACGCCGCGCTGCGCGTGTTCGGCCGGTCGCTCAAGCTGCGCCAGGTCAGCGCCGGCGGCTGCAACGGCTGCGAGGCTGACGTCAACGTCCTGAGCACGGTCGTCTTCGACCTGGCGCGCTTCGGCGTCCAGTTCGTCGCCTCGCCCCGCCACGCCGACGGCCTGCTGATCACCGGCCCGGTGACCCGCAACATGGAAGCCGCCCTGCGCAAGACCTGGGAAGCCGTGCCGACGCCCCGCCTGGTGATCGCGGTCGGCGCCTGCGCCATCTCGGGCGGCCCCTACCTCGACCACCCCGAAACGCTCAACGGCGCCGCCGCCGTGGTGCCGGTGGACCTCCACGTGCCCGGCTGCCCCCCGCACCCCCTGACCATCCTCGACGGCATCCTGCGCCTGTTGGACAAGCTCCCGCCCACATGA
- a CDS encoding RNA-binding protein, protein MKKIYVGNLSFNLTDQDLMKVYSQFGEVSSATVIMDRDTGRSRGFGFVEMSDDAAATTAIEKTNGMDVDGRPLNVNEARPREPRSNDRPRW, encoded by the coding sequence TTGAAGAAGATCTACGTCGGCAACCTCAGTTTCAACCTCACCGATCAGGACCTCATGAAGGTCTACTCGCAGTTCGGCGAGGTCAGCAGCGCGACCGTCATCATGGACCGCGACACCGGCCGCTCCCGCGGCTTCGGCTTCGTGGAGATGTCCGATGACGCCGCGGCCACGACCGCCATCGAGAAAACCAACGGCATGGACGTCGACGGCCGCCCGCTGAACGTCAACGAGGCCCGTCCTCGCGAGCCGCGCTCGAACGATCGGCCCCGCTGGTAG